Proteins from a single region of Chryseobacterium sp. T16E-39:
- the argH gene encoding argininosuccinate lyase — protein MKKAETNPNGNNSLQDASRIGRTSVAKAPEFQELYDYETKNETLADAMFPYQSYLHKGYVIMLAEQNIISKDEAKKILKGLQNVDELAENDPALRLYLPYESALIKEIGNLGGKMHIGRSRNDMDNTTNRMFLRDRLLDIISSLIQFRIELLSKASGHLNTVMVAYTHRKEAQPITFAHYLTAIDESFSKSLDRYIELYTRMDECPLGAGATGGTSWPINRARVGELLGFKGLVSNTIEGVAGWDHISEFASDNAIYMSSLSRFASEIQLWSTDEYRSVELNDAFAGISSMMPQKKNPDALERSRKAAANSVGQLMSILTSVNAVEYQHSGTRSPLEPKSLDAVLAATHAMTGLTKTLQVNKEQMLKYARENFSTMTDLADLLVRKNDIDFRDAHEIIADVVNLAITEKKTADKITIDMIKNVAAKRNQKLNITNGELQEALDPVQIVTRKVGLGMPAPTAVQSMIDNGLKDISSKKAWLEKKQSDLQKSNDSLRKLILNYTN, from the coding sequence GTGAAGAAAGCAGAAACAAATCCCAATGGAAACAATTCCTTACAGGATGCAAGCCGCATCGGAAGAACTTCGGTTGCTAAAGCACCAGAGTTTCAGGAACTATATGATTACGAAACAAAAAATGAAACCTTAGCTGATGCTATGTTTCCCTATCAAAGTTACCTTCATAAAGGCTATGTCATTATGCTCGCTGAGCAAAACATTATTTCTAAAGATGAAGCAAAAAAAATACTTAAGGGATTACAAAATGTTGATGAACTTGCTGAAAATGATCCTGCTCTCCGTCTTTATCTGCCCTATGAATCAGCTTTAATAAAAGAAATAGGAAACTTAGGGGGTAAAATGCATATAGGGAGAAGTAGAAATGATATGGATAATACGACCAACAGAATGTTTTTACGGGATAGGCTATTGGATATTATCAGCTCATTGATACAGTTCCGGATTGAACTTTTATCTAAGGCTTCAGGCCATCTGAATACTGTTATGGTAGCTTATACTCATCGTAAGGAAGCACAGCCTATAACGTTTGCGCATTACCTTACAGCCATTGATGAAAGTTTTTCAAAATCCCTGGATCGCTATATTGAACTTTATACAAGAATGGATGAATGTCCTTTAGGTGCAGGAGCGACCGGAGGGACAAGCTGGCCTATAAACCGAGCACGTGTTGGAGAATTGTTAGGCTTTAAAGGTCTTGTATCTAATACGATAGAAGGAGTAGCAGGATGGGATCATATTTCGGAATTTGCTTCCGATAATGCGATCTATATGAGTTCCTTAAGTCGTTTTGCATCGGAAATACAACTTTGGAGCACTGATGAATACAGATCTGTAGAGCTTAATGATGCATTTGCAGGAATCAGCAGTATGATGCCACAGAAAAAAAATCCTGATGCCCTGGAGCGCAGCAGAAAAGCAGCGGCTAATTCGGTGGGACAGCTGATGTCAATTCTTACTTCGGTTAATGCGGTAGAATATCAGCATAGTGGTACACGATCACCGCTGGAACCAAAATCACTGGATGCTGTTTTGGCAGCTACACATGCAATGACAGGACTTACTAAAACACTTCAGGTCAATAAAGAGCAGATGCTGAAATATGCAAGAGAAAATTTTTCTACGATGACTGACCTTGCGGATCTTCTTGTTAGAAAAAACGATATAGATTTTAGAGATGCGCACGAAATCATAGCAGATGTGGTCAATCTTGCTATTACAGAAAAGAAAACCGCTGATAAAATTACGATAGACATGATAAAAAATGTGGCAGCGAAAAGAAATCAGAAGCTCAATATTACAAACGGTGAACTTCAGGAGGCTTTGGATCCTGTACAAATCGTAACCCGTAAAGTAGGTCTTGGAATGCCTGCGCCAACTGCTGTACAAAGTATGATCGATAACGGATTAAAAGATATCAGTAGTAAAAAAGCCTGGTTGGAAAAGAAACAGTCCGATTTACAAAAAAGTAATGATTCTCTTAGAAAATTGATTCTCAATTACACTAATTAA
- the pgl gene encoding 6-phosphogluconolactonase has protein sequence MNITVFEDLEKLYKKAADTFVDLSKKSIEKNNRFVVALSGGSSPKAIFSLLATQEYAEKIEWNKVYFFWVDERWVPLHDDKSNARMTFETLLDKVPVSKDHIFPMYQDGISPENYAVLYEKEIRNVLGDKGIFDFILLGMGDDGHTASLFPGEEVLDENEKWVSAYYLKPQEMFRITLTAPLINKAENILVVAFGESKKHALNEILNGAYNPKLYPMQLIEKKDGFQFFTDEKARG, from the coding sequence ATGAATATTACCGTATTTGAAGATCTAGAGAAGCTCTATAAAAAAGCAGCTGATACTTTTGTTGATCTTTCAAAGAAGTCTATTGAAAAAAATAACCGTTTTGTAGTTGCATTAAGCGGAGGTTCTTCTCCAAAAGCCATTTTCAGTTTGTTGGCCACCCAGGAATATGCAGAAAAAATCGAATGGAATAAGGTGTATTTCTTTTGGGTGGATGAGCGTTGGGTTCCTTTACATGATGACAAAAGCAATGCACGGATGACTTTTGAAACACTGTTGGATAAAGTTCCGGTGAGTAAAGACCATATTTTCCCAATGTATCAGGATGGAATATCTCCCGAAAATTATGCTGTATTATATGAAAAAGAGATACGAAATGTCCTTGGTGATAAAGGTATTTTTGATTTTATTCTTTTAGGAATGGGAGATGATGGGCATACGGCTTCTTTATTTCCAGGAGAAGAAGTCCTTGATGAAAATGAGAAGTGGGTTTCTGCCTATTATCTGAAGCCTCAGGAAATGTTCAGAATTACTTTGACCGCACCGTTGATCAATAAAGCTGAAAATATATTGGTAGTTGCCTTTGGGGAGTCAAAAAAACATGCACTGAATGAAATATTGAATGGAGCATATAATCCAAAGTTATATCCAATGCAGCTTATTGAGAAAAAAGATGGATTTCAGTTCTTTACAGATGAAAAAGCGAGAGGGTAA
- the zwf gene encoding glucose-6-phosphate dehydrogenase — MNDNKILQPTTIIIFGATGDLAKRKLFPAFYNLYIDGRMPKGFNIIALGRAENTDEHFRAYIKENLEHFSRKKVTSEDWAGFQAHITYFQHQLDEEASYEALHQKLQVFDKVYGVRANRLFYLSIGPNFISTISNHIKNTSLAADAKKDRIIIEKPFGYNKQSAIELNSLLAQTFEEEQIYRIDHYLGKETVQNILAFRFGNSIFEPLWDRKYIESVQITVAEEVGVETRGAFYEQTGALRDMVQNHLLQILCMVAMEPPASLESGEIRDRKVDVLKSIRRISSDQVDHYAVRGQYGKNIVNGVETKGYRQEDGIAKDSNTETFAAVKFYLDNERWQDVPFYVRTGKKMKEKHSYITIQFKALPHSTFSDTPHLLSANRLIINIQPLMDIRLQFMTKKPGLSLVLQPVEMIFDYFVCQEDTPEAYETLLLDALIGDLTLFMRSDQVEEAWDVVTTIQEAWENNKDLSFPNYKAESWGPDDSISLVERQGHNWV; from the coding sequence ATGAACGACAATAAAATCTTGCAGCCAACGACAATCATTATTTTTGGTGCTACAGGAGATCTGGCAAAAAGAAAACTTTTTCCTGCGTTTTATAATTTATATATTGATGGCAGAATGCCCAAAGGCTTTAATATTATAGCATTGGGAAGAGCAGAAAATACCGATGAGCATTTTAGAGCTTATATCAAAGAAAACCTTGAGCATTTCTCCAGAAAGAAAGTAACTTCTGAAGATTGGGCAGGTTTTCAGGCTCATATTACCTATTTTCAGCATCAATTGGATGAAGAAGCTTCGTATGAGGCTCTGCATCAAAAATTACAGGTTTTCGACAAAGTATATGGAGTGAGAGCAAACAGGTTATTTTACCTGTCAATTGGCCCTAATTTCATTTCTACGATTTCCAATCATATTAAAAATACGTCATTGGCAGCTGATGCCAAAAAGGACCGTATCATTATTGAAAAACCTTTTGGTTACAATAAGCAATCTGCAATCGAACTCAACAGCCTTCTGGCACAAACGTTTGAAGAAGAACAGATCTATCGTATCGACCATTATCTGGGAAAAGAAACGGTGCAGAATATCCTGGCATTTAGATTTGGAAATTCTATTTTTGAACCTTTATGGGATCGCAAATACATAGAATCAGTGCAGATTACAGTTGCCGAGGAGGTAGGAGTTGAAACGAGGGGAGCTTTTTATGAGCAGACCGGAGCATTGCGGGATATGGTTCAGAATCACTTATTGCAGATTCTGTGTATGGTGGCTATGGAACCCCCTGCGTCATTGGAATCAGGAGAGATAAGGGATCGCAAAGTAGATGTCCTTAAATCGATTCGTAGAATTTCATCTGATCAGGTTGACCATTATGCGGTAAGAGGTCAGTATGGGAAAAATATAGTGAACGGAGTGGAGACGAAAGGTTATCGCCAGGAAGATGGGATTGCTAAAGATTCCAATACGGAAACCTTTGCCGCTGTAAAATTTTATCTGGATAACGAAAGATGGCAGGATGTTCCTTTTTACGTTCGTACAGGGAAGAAAATGAAAGAAAAGCATTCTTATATTACTATTCAGTTTAAAGCGCTTCCTCATTCTACTTTTTCAGATACCCCGCATCTTTTATCTGCCAACAGGCTCATCATCAATATTCAGCCATTGATGGATATCAGACTGCAGTTTATGACGAAAAAACCGGGTCTTTCATTGGTTTTACAACCCGTTGAAATGATCTTTGATTATTTTGTCTGCCAGGAAGATACCCCTGAAGCTTATGAAACTTTACTGTTGGATGCTCTTATAGGAGATCTTACCTTATTTATGCGTTCTGATCAGGTGGAAGAAGCCTGGGATGTGGTCACCACCATACAGGAAGCCTGGGAAAATAATAAAGATTTGTCTTTCCCTAATTACAAGGCCGAAAGCTGGGGACCAGATGACAGTATTTCTTTGGTTGAAAGACAAGGGCATAATTGGGTATAA